One Sulfurihydrogenibium sp. DNA window includes the following coding sequences:
- a CDS encoding SAVED domain-containing protein — protein MHIRQLIKNERFEVIKALVESKKIKQEWLEDLYSILLMQDTDIEITQAKYEIIKLLLTEKKYLNFELLTKTLNLDQQTTIEIIRNPFKEVYFPTYNIENPEESRLNKALIIPLSNQTFTLNTFVNSQELETIKEATNKNFFVIFDNIFSGKSYQLAVAAGLIAKEKEILDNVAFTGEVSSNGFIIPVNHLEEKKEITEKAKKVLITPEDIENLEELNFWLNPEHLPVIFIHINKPELASQSLKQMEDAIKKDERFKYFKLENLKKFYRLEDQDMYLITPSVDFSNREELIKILNEFREKVSKLLTLEGVMKDHNKVVLNISAGISTLALYFGVILGNRQASIIYHYQKEYHKVIDLTDNPRKIKEKKSEFEKISVNKNIQDPLMIIIYLASHNPIEKGLELKEKLGAKGELIIQSKEHQGNLEIGDWSDIVSEIYTAIDDNKQKENYMVFSAPVAIMLALGMALGYFLPIKVFHYNRDEYVEVPIKLNEEILRSPF, from the coding sequence ATGCATATAAGACAGCTAATAAAAAACGAAAGGTTTGAAGTAATCAAAGCGTTAGTAGAATCAAAGAAAATAAAACAAGAATGGTTAGAAGATTTATACTCAATACTTCTTATGCAAGATACAGATATTGAAATCACACAAGCAAAATATGAGATAATAAAATTGCTACTAACAGAAAAGAAATACTTAAATTTTGAACTACTTACCAAAACCCTAAACCTTGACCAGCAAACAACCATAGAGATAATAAGAAATCCATTTAAAGAAGTGTATTTCCCTACCTACAATATAGAAAACCCTGAAGAATCAAGATTAAATAAAGCATTAATAATACCTTTATCAAACCAAACTTTCACACTAAACACATTTGTCAATAGTCAAGAGTTAGAAACCATAAAAGAAGCTACAAATAAAAACTTTTTTGTAATTTTTGACAACATTTTTAGCGGAAAATCTTACCAATTAGCCGTTGCAGCAGGTTTGATAGCAAAAGAAAAAGAAATTTTAGATAATGTTGCTTTTACAGGAGAAGTTTCATCAAATGGGTTTATAATACCGGTTAATCATTTAGAAGAAAAAAAGGAAATAACTGAGAAAGCTAAAAAAGTTTTAATAACTCCGGAAGACATAGAGAACTTAGAAGAGCTTAACTTTTGGCTCAACCCAGAGCATTTGCCTGTAATATTTATACATATAAATAAACCGGAGTTAGCTTCACAATCTTTAAAACAAATGGAAGATGCAATCAAGAAAGACGAACGATTTAAGTATTTCAAATTAGAAAATCTAAAAAAATTCTACAGATTAGAAGACCAAGACATGTATCTAATAACACCAAGTGTAGATTTTTCAAACAGAGAAGAGCTTATAAAAATTTTAAATGAGTTTAGAGAAAAAGTAAGTAAACTTCTGACATTGGAAGGAGTAATGAAAGATCATAATAAAGTAGTTCTAAATATCTCAGCGGGAATATCTACATTGGCTTTGTATTTTGGTGTTATCCTTGGAAACAGACAGGCAAGCATAATTTATCATTATCAAAAAGAATATCACAAAGTTATTGATTTAACAGATAATCCAAGAAAGATAAAAGAGAAAAAGTCAGAATTTGAAAAAATTTCTGTTAATAAAAATATACAAGATCCGTTGATGATAATTATTTATCTTGCAAGCCATAATCCGATAGAAAAAGGATTGGAGCTTAAAGAAAAGTTAGGAGCTAAAGGGGAGTTGATAATACAAAGTAAAGAGCATCAGGGTAATTTAGAGATTGGAGATTGGAGCGATATTGTTTCTGAGATTTACACGGCAATAGATGATAATAAGCAAAAAGAAAACTACATGGTATTTTCAGCACCTGTTGCGATAATGCTTGCTCTTGGTATGGCTCTTGGCTACTTTTTACCGATAAAAGTTTTTCACTATAACAGAGATGAATACGTTGAAGTTCCAATAAAGTTAAATGAAGAAATTTTAAGAAGTCCATTTTAA